The Ovis aries strain OAR_USU_Benz2616 breed Rambouillet chromosome 8, ARS-UI_Ramb_v3.0, whole genome shotgun sequence genome includes the window CAAAAATAGCAATTTCATCTGCTTTTAGGCTGACTTGAAGGGTGAACACTTGCAGTTAGGATGAGTATTTAGGCCGGAGAGCTTTGCCCTGATGATTCTGGAAGACTGAGGAGAATTAGATTTGTCTTTTTGGATTTTGTTGTGCTTTGTTGGACTGCAGTTTGTTTATTCAGCTGATCTTGTTACAACCTCCACAGAGCCTCGCAGACAGGCTCATCTTTCCTGGCGTCTGATGCCATCTTGTCTTTTTAGATGCCTACACGGAAGATGACCTCATGCTCTACTGGAAGAAAGGCAATGACTCCTTAAAGACAGACGAGAGGATCTCCCTCTCCCAGTTCCTCATCCAGGAATTCCACACCACCACGAAGCTGGCCTTCTACAGCAGcacaggtggggaggagggggatggggggtggggaggggcggggagctaAGAGAGGGGGCTACTTGGATCTCAGGAGGCGTGTGGACTGTTTGAGCAGAGCCTGTGCCTCTAGGATTTGAAACCAAAGATGAGATTTCCAGATCGGGTCTAGAGGGCGGTGAGCACAGGGTGAGAAAGGTTTTTTGATACCACCACAGCATCAGAAGTGATAACctagaaaatcttaataaaaacTCCAACATAAGCCCTCTGTGCAGGTCTATTTGAGACAATTGCATTGACAGTTTAACAGCAGAAATTTCACCCTGATATGACTCCCAGAGACACCTCTCCTATGGGCAAAAAATAGTCCAATTTCAggtttattgttttctgtttatgtTCTCTTGACTTCAGCCCCTTTGAGTTCTTCTCTCTTAACCAATCCCCTGCTGCCATATTGTTTGCACAGCTCCTCTTATGACCCTCTTGTGAGCCACAGTGCAGGAACTACAGCCCATGGGCAGTGTCGTTGTTTTTTGAACCGAGTCTGGGCAAGCTTGCCATTGTCACCCCCTGCCTCCACCACCATATTGCCTGAGGACAGGTGCTGTGGTCTTCTTCCTGGCAGCTGAGGTTACAGCTGAGCTTCACTCTCTCCAACCCTTGCCTCTTTGTTAACTAATCCCCTTTCAAGATGACTTTGCTCTTATCTTTCTGCAATTTCTGTTGCTAAAACACTGCATGGTTGAGTACACTCTTTGATCTGTAACAGAAGGCATTGCTCATTTCCAACATATGGTGATATCACATCTCTTATCTTTTGCACACCTCACCCACCAGTCTTGGTCCTTTGGGGAACCCTCATTCCTTTGACTCTTAGCATTTTGACATCCCCTCTTGTCTGAGTGTGCTTGGGCTGCTATAAAAAACTACCataattctctgtgtgtgtgtgtttgtgtgtgtgtgtgcgcttagttgtgtctgagtctttgcaaccccatagactgtagcctaccaggctcctctgtccatggggtcaagaataCTAGGGTAGAtcaccacttcctcctccaggggatcttgccaatgcagggagcgAACCGGTGTCttctgcatgtcctgcattggcaggcagattctttaccaccaagccaccaggaagccacagactgggtggcttctaAACAACAGGAACTGGTTttgcacagttctggaggctgggaagtcaaGACCAAGGAAACTCACCCTACTTACAACCCCACAGAGCCTCACAGACAGGCTCATCTTTCCTGGAGTCTGAAATATTCAGTGTCTGATGAGAGCCCGCTTCCTAGGACTCACTGTGTCTTCACAGGAAAGAAGTCGCAAGGGAGCTCTCTGAGGCCTATTGTGTAAGGGCACCAATCCCACtcacaatgaaataaaattcacaaatgaaattcaccttccaaaggccccacctccaaataccgtCACTTAGAGGATTaggtttcaacacatgaatttgagaaGGACATATTCAATCTCTAGCACCTCCACAATCACTTTCTGGAGCTGTTATAAATATAACCGTTGCACTAAAATTGTCCTGGGATGCCAGTTTTCCAGTTAATGTTGCCAAGTCcccattttattttcagttcttgTCATGTCAAGTTTATCCTgccttttcctctccttccacCATTTTTTGTTCCCTTCAATTCCTCCATACAAGTTTTCCTTGTAAAGAGCACCAGGGTGAAGCTAAAGCATAGCCTAAATGTACTGTTGTAGTGAGCGTGgtatttttactttaaacatatttttcccCATAAAGAAATCCAGAGGGAGTTGTTAAATCCACACATCTCAAGCTTTAACATATGTAGGAATCATGTGGAAAGGAGTGTTGaaagaagtttctttttcttttttttgaccacagtgcggggcttgtgggatcttatgtccctgaccaggggttgaacctgggccaccacagtgaaagcaccaagttctaaccactggaaaATCAGGAAATTCCCAAAAGGAAGTTATGATTCAGTAGATCCAGAGCAGGGTCCAAGAATCTACGTTTCTAACAAGCACCCAAGTGATGGTGATGCTGCTGGGCCGTGTGCCATATTTGAGTAACAAAAGTCTTACATGGCCTTCCTGAGGGGTTCCCTTTGTGTATAGGATGGGGGCCAAAGATTCCTTGAAATGTACTAACCCTTATGATGTGGGTTATCATATAATCATTCTGTTCCATGGTTTTTCTGTCTTCCATTTTATAAAGATAGGGTAAGTTTCCAGGCAAGCGTCTAAGGCATTTATGATTCTCTGAATAAAATCTGTCCTATGGGGAGGCTAAGCGGCTATGGTGtgtattctttcttcttcctgtgtcCCGCAGGCTGGTACAACCGTCTGTACATCAACTTCACGCTGCGTCGCCACATCTTCTTCTTCTTGCTCCAAACCTACTTTCCTGCCACCCTGATGGTCATGCTGTCCTGGGTGTCCTTCTGGATCGACCGCAGAGCCGTGCCCGCCAGAGTCCCTTTAGGTAAGCAACATCTCAAGTGCACGTTCAAGACATCTGAAAATACAAGGAATTCCTTCCAGATAAAACCCTTCTTTCCAAATGGGTCCTGAATCCCTGTAGGCATTATAACTCAGAAAAACATCAAGTTATTCATTCACAGGTATAATGCCACTATTAAGAATCTGTGTAGCAAAGCCGTTTCTAGGTCCCCCTGGGAGTCCACACAAACAGTTCATCTTTTAATCTTAGTAGAGctgagttctggagtgggttgttctGGTCTCCGGTGCTTTCTCTGCTCATCTGGATATGAAAGTCACATTCTGTAACAGGGCTTTTCAAAAGGTGGCTCAAGGGATCTTTGTGATAGATTCTCTGGGGGAAATTGTTTAAAATGAAGAATCCTGGGGTCTATCTACATGTATAGGATCAGAATCTCTGAGAAAGTTCCAGGAATTTGCATTTTGAACAAGCTCCCCCAgtaaaccttttttttctttttctttgatgtggatcatttttaaagtctttatttaactTGTTATAAcaccttctgttttatgttttggttttttggctgagaggcatgtgggatcttagttccctgaccagaactCGAACCTGcttccctgcattagaaggtgaagtctcaaccactggacttccagagaagtccctcccCTAGTAATTCCTATACATTCTTAACTCTGAGAATCCCTACTGTACTATCAATAGCTGTTTGCCATCCACTCTCCTCCCTGGTTTAAATATTGCACCCATTCCACACGCATCCCCATGGCTCAGAGGTCCAGGGGCTTCAAGGGAGAGAATGACTCACCAGGTTTTAGTGAAACTGGATTGGTGCTGGCTCTTAAGATGACCCCAATCCGCTGTGATTTGGTGTTTGCCAAGCAAATGTTCTGAGCTTAATTTGAAATCTCAGGGACATTCCCACTGACAGATGCCCTGGCCTTTAACGGTGGTTCTGTAGCTTGAACAGTTACtgtgctgaataaataaatattctagtTTCAGAAATCTGTCTCCCATAAATGAGGTTCACATCATTCTTGGTAAAATTGACAGGGTCCTTAAGTCAACATTGCAGTATGGGCAGCCAGGTCCAGGATCCAGACAGGCCCTGACAGCTGATAACACAGGCCAAGGACTACAGGATTCTATACCAGCAACAAGGACACAAAGATTAAAATATAACTTGTGTACTTTCCCCCCCTCTTTTGGAGAAGGAGTTCCAAGAAACATACATACCTGCTCATATATACAGTCttcttcttattttgtttataaatatttattttataaataaagttaattaatgtattttttgaCTAGTTTGCAAAGTTTGTGaaatctcagtttcccaaccagggattgaatcctaaccactagactaccagggaactcccctgCAACCTTTGTTTTAAACAACTGAATGTAAAGAATTGTCTTACTGCTAACATGTCAGGGGCTCTCTGCAGAAAAACAAAGTGATAAAGGTGCCATGATGAAGACTCAAGgagggggatttccctggcagtcctgcaCTTAAGACGCCATATTTTGACTGCATTAAGGCTCCATGCTTTTACTGCAGGgcacacgggttcaatccctagtctgggaactaagacatGCCACTGAgcagagccaaaaaataaaaagattcaggGATACGGCTGGGAACAGAGTAATAGGAGAAACTTCATAAAAGCTAAAACTGGAAATGTGAGCagctggaggggcagggagggagacGTTCTAGGCCAGAGGAGCAGctgggagaaagaagagaggcacGGAGCCATCCAGTGTATTTGGTGAAAGATAAACCCCTGCacctttctctctgtgtctgcaGGGATCACCACGGTGCTGACCATGTCCACCATCATCACGGGCGTGAACGCCTCCATGCCCCGCGTGTCCTACATCAAGGCCGTGGACATTTACCTCTGGGTCAGCTTCGTGTTCGTGTTCCTCTCGGTGCTGGAGTACGCGGCCGTCAACTACCTGACCACCGTGCAGGAGCGGAAGGAGCGGAAGCCGCAGGAGAAGGTGACTTTACCATGAGCAGGAGTGTCTGCAAGGGTAGGATTTGGTCTAGCAAAGGACCTTGGGCAGGTCCGACCGCCTCTGTAAAATATGGTAATGACACTCCCTTCTCCACTATTTCACCAGTTAGCTGTGAAGAACAAACAAGAGAATAAGTTTAAATGGTGTGAAATTTACTCTGAGCTGCCTCTTTTACTCATTCAAACATACATTTAGCATCTACCATAAACtagcttcggagaaggcaatggcaacccactccagtactcttgcctggaaactcccatggacggaggagcctggtaggctgctgtctatggggccgcacagagttgaacacaactgaagcgacttagcagcagcagtagcagcataaaCTAGCTtcctggaaatggcaaccgactctagtattattgcctggaaaattctattgacagaggagcctagtgggctgctgtacatggggtcccatagagtccgacatgactgagcgacttcacttttacttttcacttttcactttcatgcgttggagaaggaaatggcaacccactccagtattcttgcctggaaaattccatggacagaggagcctggtaggctgctgtccatgggatctcaaaaagtcaggcaggactgaatgactgagcacccacacatAGACCAGGAGCTAAGTCAAGTTAACTAAGGCATCTCTTCAATCTTGGTGGTGTTCCTAGTTCAGGGATAAAAGTAAATGGCAATTCAACATGGTGGGACAAATGATTTATGAACATAGAGGAATCATAAAAGAAGCTTCCAGCAATGTCTCTTTCCAAGACAGTCTTTTAAATAGTTGCATAATAAAGAATGTTTTGGATGTATTATAACATGATTTATTCCCCTATTGATGggtagtgtttttcttttccattttttgccACTATAATatatgctgcaataaacattatatatatgtattatacatagatagatggatagatatatTTGTCTCTTgaaagcttatatatatataagcttccaAGGAACCACATCCTCCATTCTAGGAAAATTTCCTTCATGTGTGAGCTCATACAACTCCCATCACTTCCCAGATCACCTTCCCTCCTACCTGGTTTCCCCTTCATTCTCCTGTCTGCAGTTCAGTGATTATCTCCTCCAGAAAACTCAGGCTCTGTAGAGGAAACTATCCCCACAATGCCACACCTTTCAAATTcccaccccatctctctctctttctctctctccgcGCCGcccccccctcaccccctcacacacacacagtaactgCAAACATTTCTATCAGGAGTCATATCAGAGAACATGGCGATTATCTGATCATGACCCTTCTTGTGGGCCTCCAATATCACTTGGTGTTTCCTAACAGTTGATGGGTTACCTGCTCTTTCATTGATAAAATGTTTACAGTGCCACCATCATTATTCTCCCAACCCCTTaaaagaaaggacttccctgtagctcaaatgataaagaatctgcttgcaatgcaggagactagggtttgatccctgggtcagaaagatcctctggagaagggaatggcaatccactccggtattcttacctggagaatcccatggacagaggggcctggtgggctacagtccaaggggtcacaaagagtcggacacgactgagcaactaatacacacaccttgaaagaaagtaggaaaaggcGATCCCCTCCTCTGTGCAACTTTGTTGGTTGAGTTGCATTCCAGCGTGCGTTTGCTATATCCGCAGCTTCCCTGCACCTGCGGGTTGCCTCAGCCGCGCGCAGTCCTCCTGGACGGCAGCTACAGTGACGGGGAGGTGAATGACTTGGGCAACTATACCCCCGAGAACGGAGACAAGCCCGACAGGATGATGGTGCAGCTGACGCTGGCCTCGGAGAGGAGCTCCCCACGGAGGAAAAGCCAGAGGAGCAGCTACGTGAGCATGAGGATTGACACCCACGCCATCGATAAATACTCAAGAATCATTTTTCCAGCTGCATACATCTTATTCAATTTAATATACTGGTCGATTTTCTCATAAATGCCTGTAATTCTATACATTTCACATTCTTATGTATGTACTAGAGAAATAATTGAGTGATGAGACATAATTTAAGGCTATGATGAGAAGAAAGCTCCCAGTACCCACCCTTCTCCAGCTTTCCAAAACTACGCTGACAAGGCACTTACTGTTTAATTTACACTTGTTAACTGCTTATTGTATACACAGCATTATACTCGGTACTGAAGGTATAGAGACACCCGGAGCAACTGATGGTAGTTGTTACTGGGATCTCTTAGAAAAGCGCACTGCTTTTCTAAGAGAAAAGGCACCCTGGGGTGGGGTAGGCACACTGTAGTTCAACCTCTTTTAGACTCTAGATACTTATTCATACGAATCATATCCTTTATGTGAGTGTGACTCT containing:
- the LOC101114365 gene encoding gamma-aminobutyric acid receptor subunit rho-1; this translates as MGQRIQDKVLGRGRDFIQDSADQEDGRTNNVLREKKNILFLFFFFFFLLFLQRTVWIWKRTLAIQNMKVGVFFLWWAWVLPTESRVHWRKRDIQEMSKKGSPILKRSPDITKSPLTKSEQLLRIDDHDFSMRPGFGGPAIPVGVDVQVESLDSISEVDMDFTMTLYLRHYWKDERLSFPSTNNLSMTFDGRLVKKIWVPDMFFVHSKRSFIHDTTTDNVMLRVQPDGKVLYSLRVTVTAMCNMDFSRFPLDTQTCSLEIESYAYTEDDLMLYWKKGNDSLKTDERISLSQFLIQEFHTTTKLAFYSSTGWYNRLYINFTLRRHIFFFLLQTYFPATLMVMLSWVSFWIDRRAVPARVPLGITTVLTMSTIITGVNASMPRVSYIKAVDIYLWVSFVFVFLSVLEYAAVNYLTTVQERKERKPQEKLPCTCGLPQPRAVLLDGSYSDGEVNDLGNYTPENGDKPDRMMVQLTLASERSSPRRKSQRSSYVSMRIDTHAIDKYSRIIFPAAYILFNLIYWSIFS